DNA sequence from the Ovis canadensis isolate MfBH-ARS-UI-01 breed Bighorn chromosome 2, ARS-UI_OviCan_v2, whole genome shotgun sequence genome:
TCTGGGCTCCTTCCGCTCCtgctctgctgtgtgaccttgggcaggtgctTCATGAACTCTTTGTACCTTCATTTCCTCTCCTGTAAAACAGATATGAAAACAAAACCTTTCAGTGCTTGCTCTGGGCAGCTCAGAAGGAAGACGTAGAGAATGGGAGAGAATCTCATGGTTCTGACGATGGTTGTCCAACAAACATCTGGTCCTCTCCACATTTCCTCCCCTCTCCGTCTCCTTACACCCTCTGGCTTCCTGTCCTCTCTCGGCTTCTATCTGGCGCTTTCCTGAAGCCTCTTATTAACCCCCATCTCCAGAAGCACCTCAGCAATGTCAGTGGCTGAGGCTGTGCTCAAGAGGCAGATCTGCAGGAGGCGAGAGGACCGGCCAGCGGGGCGGCTCTGCTGGGGCCCAGGACCCCGTCCTGGCCATTCAGCTCAGCGAGGCCGGAGGCTGGGCGTGAGAAGGCAGAGAGACCAGGCACCCAGGCGGGGCTCCTGCTGCCTTCCACCTGAGACAAGAGCCTGGCTTTTAGGCTGCAGCCCTGCTGCTCCCTTCCTGCTGGCGTCTTCTCCCTGTTTCCAAACCTTGCAAGAACTCTATTCAATTCAGCCCTGGCCGCTTCTCTCATTTCTTCCCTCCCAGTTTCCAAACAAGCCCTCAGTGAACATCATCGAAGTGTGACTGGCTGTCTGCAGGAAGAaggatttgatttttcttctctgctggTCCCTGGGTCCGTGGGCTCAGGGAGAGAGGGGACTGCCGAGGCTGGAGACGGGGAGGCCCCGCTAGTTGCAGTCTCCCTCTGTACTCCCATCCTGGTCTTGTGACGAAGGCTAAACTACAGACCCCAActctgcaaaaaataaaacaagccacCAAACTAAAAGGCCTGGCcccattctggaaaaggcaaagctgCATGAGACACAGCCTTCTTTCTGCCTCTTCACCTCTCCTGGACTGGCCTCCTCTCTGAGAAAATGCACAAAGCTCCTGGGAGCTGACACGCACCTGGACTGACAGAAGCTGTGTCTTTCAGGGAAGCTGTGGGGCTGCCTGCCGGGCAGAGTCCTGGCTGCCATCAAGCCTTCGCTGGATCCAGCCATCAAGGACTTGTTTGTGGTGCGATGCACAACCTTGTGAGTGTGTAAGATGTTTTCTGTTCTGTCTCTTTTGGAAAACACAATTGAAGGGCTTTACTCCAGAGGGCAGAGGGATTCCCCAACTTGTGGCCTGTATCCTCTACCTTCTTTGACCCTTGTTTTTGACTGTAAGATCATCAGTCTGGGGTCTGAAgaagacagaatgggaaagaaaccTTTGAAGGTACGGGCTCcgtttctttagaaaaaaaatctcttggagTTGCAACAGTGCTGGCTTGCACAACTGAAAAGATACATCCACATGGAATACCCTGGGGGCTGCTCATCACCCCCTCTGGGTTGGACTCTGCTGGAAGGCAGGCCCAAGCCATTCACCATGGACAGTCAGCAGTCCCAGCCTCTGGGGTCTCCATATCTTGCCATCTCATCCAGGGTTCTGCGAAAGCTCCCCGGAGTCCTCATGTCCTTCcctagagcctgagtggtgtgaGGTGACGGGTCCCTCCCTCCACTGCCTCTTTCTGGTTTAAAACACAAATGGTGCTTGCTAAGGGAGGGCAGAGCCTTCCCTGGGACAGACAAGTTACGGCTGCGGAGTGCCTGCTTGGGAAGAGACGGACCTCTGCGTCTTCCATCGGTGACTGAGGATGAGCGTATGGGAGACCGCGCCTGACACAAGCCTGGCACACCATAGGCGCCCAGTGCATACCTGTTGAACTGAACGATAAGAGCGATGGCCCCCAAGCCAGAGAGCTGAAAGCCATTACCCCTGACCGCCCCTTCCTTCCGGTCTACAAGAGCTCTCATGGCTGGGGCAGCCGCCACTCTGCTTTGCCCGAGTGTGGagcacagggagggaggagacacgGGGTAAAAGGCAGATGTCGGCAACACTAAGGGCTTCCTCATGGGAGGGCATGAGGCTCCACTCATTGTCTTGTGACTTCCATCCCTGCTGAATGGGGCTGCAAGGCCAAGGCTCCTTAGGGCAGAGGTCCTTACCTCTGATCCAGTTAGAGCAATAAccactttttaaatgtaaaataaaaagacaaatgaaaaggcACATCCTTGTCTTCTGGTAAATGCCCAAATGTTGCCCTCTTTTTCTGGCAGTTGGCAGCAAGTCAGGATgtgtggaggagggaggcagtTCTCTCTCCGTTTTGGCCTGCAGCTTCTTTAGGGACAAGCCTGCCAGCCAAGCTGGAGTTGGAAGGGAAATCTCGAACAGATGGGGGTGCACGTGTAGGAGGAGAAAATAGCTGCTCTATCCTATGACTgagcccctcctcccccctccaccccaaccgaggttgggctgcctcatCACATAGGTATGCAGGCTGGagctcagtttttaaaacaaagggTTTTCCCCCCTGGATGGGGTTGGTGCTTTCCCTGGCCAAAGGAATGCACACAGCCCTGCTTCTCCCAGCATGAGGGGGAAGTCAGGAAGAACTGCAGGAGCTGCTGGCTGCTGCAGCTCAGAATTCACAGCATGCTGTTAAGGCTGTTAAAGGAACATCATTCTGATTCCACAGCAGGCTGGAAGGTAGAGTAATGATGCCATTAGCCAATGAGCAGACCAGTAAATGGGGGCACCTTGAACATTTCTGTCTAGAGCGGGGAGGAGCTTAGAAAACATCAGGTGAGTGGGACTTAGAGTAGGCTACTCTGGAAGGTTTTGAGAGCAGAGGGAAGCAGGTCTTGGGAGTCTGggtaagaaactggaaaattgatTAGCACACAGAACTCCAAGCCAGACCTCAGAGAGGTACTTCCCAGGCCCCTGAGCCTGTCCAGCACCAGAGGATGGAGAATCTCCAGGTTGGCATCCGGTATAGACAGCTATCCGTGGCGTCCCGGGAGTGCCGCTTGCAGTCTTCACCTTGTCAGTGCCAGCACATCATCTTAGGGCTTGAGGGGAGTGGCTCAAACCACACTCCTTACTAAATTCCATTCCCTGTAATCATCTCCCTAAACTCCCAAGTTCCCCAACAATTGAGCTGGTCTCCAGTTAACTGGAGTTGCGCGGTGGACCCGACTGCTGTGACCTTTCTTTCTTCAGCTGTCCCCTTTCTTCAGCCCTCACTTGGCTCTACAGATTCCCCACAGCTTGGGAAGGGCCCAGGCAAGTTGCCTGAGACCGGGACCCCTGCCCTGCAAGACCAGAGGCCTGTGGGAGGACCGCTGGACTGAGTCCGAGACCTTCAGGCCAGTTACTTCTCTGAGGGGGTCCTGGTCTCCTCTGTCAGAAACAGAAGGGTAAGAACAGAGGATTCCCAGACCTCACCCCCGCTTGAGTCGGAGCCAAAGCGCTTCCCTCTGAGAACAGGGAGGGGACCCCAGGtctgaggagaggaaggaggactgGTGAATTTCCATGGGGCAggagtctttcctttctccagtccAGTCCCCTCAACCCCAGCGTTTCAGTGTGGGCCtcctctggaaaagaccctgatgctgggaaagatttaacgcaaaaggagaagggggcagcaaaggattagatggttggatagcatcaccaactcaaaggacatgaatttgagctaactctagggatagtggaggacagaggaacctggcgtgctgcagtctgtggggttgcaaaaagtcggacgtgacttagcaactgagcaacagctCCACTCAAATCCACTTTAAAGATGTCTAGTTCAGTCCTTTACAGAAATATGTAGTATCTCACCTCTCCAGTCATGTGATGTTTCAGACTTTCTTATCCTCTTTAAATCTATTTGACAGATTTtggattttgcttttaaaaagtggCCTCCAAGAACAAAATGCTTCTGTAAGCAGGACAACCCTTGCCCCCAAGCTCCATGGGTACAATATGCCCAAAACCTTGTTATTTGAAGATCTTTGTATACCAGTAATTCCTTAATGATTCAGCATTTCAGGACTAGATGGCTTTAAAGATTGTCCAAAAGATGACATTCCACTGCTTCCCAACAGGTGCTTGGAGGGTCAGATTTTCCATCTGTGGCATGTTCCAGTTGTCAAAGGGTGAGGACAGGTGGGGAGGATTGACAAGGCGGGAGCTTTTAGTTAAGGAATTCCACTGTTAGCCAGCTGATACTTCCTGTGACAAGTGGACATTTTTTTCCTGACAGGTGTTCTGGCCTACAAAGCAGGCATACCCTAGAATCAGCTTAGGAATAATTGCCTTCTCTTAGAAAAGCAGGACAGTACTAAGAAAagcagggaactctgctttctAGTTTTAGATGGTTGGGATTTTTTCTTCCTGTACAACCTCACAAGAGGCTCGTTAGAAAATGAGCTTTTAGACAaggtccacttctcctcctcctcacttcTCCACAACATAAAGCAAACTGAGGGTAAGGGACATCACCAGCTCGGAGAACCCCGCCTGGTCTCTGAAACCTTTGATGCCTACAGTAACACActgttaaaaaggaaataagcGGTTACTGGACAAAGGAACACCTATGCCTGCAAGGACAAAATAGGTATGTGTATACAAGCGAGTCAAGAGACCCTTGGGTTCAGACAAGACTATCAAATAGCTGAGTATTTAGCAAATTAATATTGAGCCTTTTGCCTGCACTACAGAATACATATCAGACAAAACTTACATCATGGCAGGACAGAGACCCTGTCCAAACATGTTGCTCCTTATTTCCTCAGCACAAACTGAGACAGTGAAAGCACTGGTAAATGCAGGCGACAGGCTCTCACCGCCTTCCCTTTCATCCTTGCTCCTGAGGACAGTCTAAGAAGCTCAGGTTCACAAAAGGGACCTAAGCAAGAAATGCTGTATCTCCCACATCCACCCCACTTATCTGACCTTCGCTTCAGGTTCACAAAAGGGACCTAAGCAAGAAACGCTATGTCTCCCACATCTACTGACCTTCGCCTCAGGTTCACAAAAAGGATCTAAGCAAGAAACGCTGAGTCTCCCACATCTACCCACAGTTATCTGATCTTCACCTCAGGTTCTAGGAGCGATTTCTGGAGAGGCTGGGTTAAGAACAACTATCAGTTCTGGTTTCTCACATCCCTTTCAAAGGAAGACTGCCCCAGATAGCTCGGCTTCTTCCTCAGTCAGCGCTGGCACTGAGGGCAGAGAGCCACAGTGGGCAGCTGTCCAGCCACAGGAAGGGATCCACGGCAACGGCTGTGTGATGGGGCCGAGCCCTCCCCCCACTCGGCAAAAACAGCAGCACAGGGATATTTCAGGCTCTCTCTGTGTCAGGCTCCTGACGTGCACTATATGTAGCTGCAAATCCCAATCAATCTCAACATTTCTTAACTGCTGGAACGCCTTTCTCAACACTGTAATTTACCTTCAGAAGAACTGGGAGCACACACCCTCGCCTCCCCAATGCCACGTTCTACTAACTGCCACCCCCTCCCACACCCCACCAACCTACCTACAtagagaaggaaggaagcctCCTCTAGAGGCCGCAACAGAAGGCCATAGTACATAAGCCACTGACaagaacttttatttctttttaatgacatTAAACACAACTGCTACAAGAGGAAAAACATGATACACAGGAGGCACCAAACTTCAGTTTCATAATTGATCTGACAACAACCAAAGTAAATTGGGGTCGAATTAGATGCAAAACTACAGGTTATTTCAGGCTCCTTTAGTTACAAATAAACTATGTAAACAGCACAAGTCTACTCTGCATTGTTAAGACCCCTGTGGTGAGAATGTCAGCACAGATGAAGAAAGCTTGGTAGGCAGTTCAATGCACAGAGCCCTTACTCAAATAAAACAATATGGCAAGAATTCTACACAAAAATTAGACTTAAAAGGCCAATACCAAATATGAGATACATAGggtttaaatacaaatttaaactcCAGATTCTACCCACTACCATCTTTAAGGCGAACATGCCTGATAATGAGTtttctttggctttgtttttcttcttaaagaaTACCATGTTAACCGCTAGGGAACAGTTCTCTCCTCCCCCAGTCCAATAGATTTAATTAAGCTGCTAAAGCTTTGGAAAAACAGAATTATTTGAGCAAAGAGGAAATGTGATTGTCACATTTTCAAGATAACCCGTCACTCATTAGATTTGGCAAAGGCGATGCTCCCGTGACATGTCAGTCTTAAACCTTCCTGCACCAGGGAGGCAAGCGCATGCGACTCCAGACTTCTGCCCAAGCGAACGGCCATCCCTTCACTCCTTGGTGATCGGCGGGGAACGAGACAGCTAGATATTCCAGCAATACTTAGTTCTAACTATGCTATAGTTTCAGAGTCGGATGTTTGTCTGTCCCACTCCATCAAGCTAATTTACGCAAACTTGGAGAAGTGACTGACGCTGTAAATGCCAACTGAAGTAACAGATTTTGACTCTTGCCTTTGAACAGAacttctcctttgcattttggcCCCCGATAACCAATTTTCCAAGGAAAAGAGGCTCCTTGACTGGATAGAAATGGTAAACACTCAGGGACATCCATCTCAATTTACTGGTAGCAATGACCAAGTTTCTCCCAAGTCAGTTTCTAAAGCAGAGTAGGATATTTATGTTAGGTTACTTGCAGACAAAGATGGGGCTGATGGAGCAACAAAACCTGACAGGCAGCGAGCCCAGTATCACAGGCTGTGCTACAGCAACTAGGTACAACCTTCATAGAGAGTGAACAAAAGCACAAACGCCAGACTGCAAAATCTCCCAAGAGATGTCTAGAGCTGTCTGTAAAGAGAATAACAAACTCCAAAGACATCCATTAAGGTAGCTGCACAAAGCTCATCAACTTGGCTTAGAGTACTAATCCTTAAGATCAGGTAATGCTTTGTGCACCAGCTTcatcaaaactattttaaatccaCTTTAGTAGTTTTGTAAAACTGTACATCCTCTGACCAAGTGAGGAGGTGGTAACATCTGGATCAAAAGGCACCTCTTATTAACTAATAATGGAGACAAAGAACAGCTTCTCCAAAGTCTCTTCCATAGGATGGAGGCTCACTAACTAACTTGCCAACTCATACTCAAAGCTGGGTTCAGCAGATGAGACTGAAGACCAACTGACACCTCTCAACAGCACTGCCTTCTGGCCTGTCCTAGAGTCAAGACTCTGGGTGGGCAGCTCTTCAGTAAAGAATGCAATGAGGCTGCTCTTAAGAGGCATCTCTATGTCCAACAGGATACAGGAATATACGAGTAGAGCCCTAAGATCATTGGGgaaacaaggaaggaaggaaaatccttgaagaaagacagagaaggcaatcaGTCACAAGACCACAAATCAACAGAGGTTGTTAGTCACCAGTCTTCTGTTAAGTTAAGCTATGTAAGACTTAGAAACACTACtgtgtaaaataaatttaatgaagaatgggaaaaaaaaagccaaaaaaataaaggcagctAGTAggtacaaaaagaaaagaagatttacatttttaatttgtcCTTTCAACTACTTCAGATGTCCTGGATTACCAACGTTAAAATACTGACAAGTATTCAGAGATTCAAATAAAAAAGTAAGAAGGGTTGTTAAAAGTGACTTGTATCCATTTATAAGTCATCAGCAATAATTAAAACTGGTTTGCAGCCTGATAAAGAATCTCTTCCTTCAAGAGATTAAAGAATGATTTCTTTTGGGCACCAGAAGTAGACTTTACCTCTGCAGAGAGGTGGCTCTTTGCTTGAGCTGGGATGTTCTGACTTAATGCTGGCTTTCAGGAGGCAGCCatctttaatttaaattaaaaaattaaaactatgtcAACTCAACACTGCttaaatgcatacacacacaaaaatgaaggaCCTTATACAAAAAATTTCAAGTCAGCAATATGCATTTCCAAAAGGTGACaagttctttaaataaaaatattgtgaaaaataaaattctaaatctACAAAGCATGGAACAGCAGAAGAAGAGATGCTGCTCTGGACAGGACCCTGGATAGGGCCCTTCACTGCTGATGGGAGGAGACAAATGGACCGTATGGGAAATCTGGTAGACGCTGGAACCGATGGTGGCTTCGCTTATTCCGGTCAACCCACTGGGTCAGACTGTATCTTTGCAGAGATTTCTGTCGGAACCGGGCGTAGTTTCTATCAGgagaggggaaaataaaaagaggaCAGATGAGGGTTTCAGCTGGAATGGCTATTTATACACAAAAAAAGGCCAAGATAACTATTTAAAGAATATTGTTATTTTAGAAAATTGgacattcattttatattttgattctcacaattttagaaattttgtattattttcctgatATGAAAGTCATTCTGTAAGCATTTCCCTCCAATTTCCAAAGCCACCTAATTCCCATGTAAGTATTATGGTAATATGGTCCACATACATGAATGTTCTAAGAAAAACCAGTGTGTAGCGTATAGTAATGTTTAAGTGGGAAAAAAccatttccttcctctgcaaacaTTCAAGACAGGATTTATATTTCATTGCTTGCATCAGATCTGTACCTCCAACAGGACCTCACTGTCTGACAGAGCTCAAGGTTGCTCAGGACACAGCagttaaaattagaataaaattccCAGAGAAGGTAAAGCATCACATGAGTATCACAGTGTAAGTTAAGAGACTGAACAGACTCGAAGACTGAGAGCCTCCTTTAGTCTTGTACTGGGCTGGGGATTGGAGCAGGACCCTCTGAGTTAATTTCATCCCATTCTCAACTCAGCTGTTCCTAATAAACACCTgggaagctttttatttttttctttttcaagatacaGATTCTTGGCCCCTCGCTCCACCTTTAGACTTAATAACTTAGAGTCCCTTGAGTCAAGCCCTAGACATCTGTATTTTTAGGTATCTCCATAGGTAATTATGTGGAAGAGCCAAAGTTGAAAGTAATTTTAGCAGCAGTTGGCATTTATCTAGCcctatatgcaaataaatactTGCCGAATTCTTTAAACATGtcacctcatttaatcctaatGACAATCCTACCAGCAAAGTTACTCTAATTTAAACTCCTTGTACAAGTTtaggaaactgagcctcagataAAATAACTTCCCCAAGGCCATATAGTAGAGTAAGGAGAAGAGCCTAGATTTGAATTCACATCTGACTGCAGAATTTAATAACTATTACACAACACTGCTGTTCAAGAACTGCTATCATTTTGGTTACTATAGAGGAAATGCTGAGTGTAAAGGCCCTGATGTGGGAGCACATCTGATATACTTGAAAAATAGCAGGGAAGCCAGTGTGACCAGAGCAGAGTTGAGCAAGGTGAACAGTAGAGGAGAGGACACTGATGAGCTCACCAAGCCAGGTTAGACCATGCATACAGGCACTTGCAGGGGAGCATGGAGACGGGAAgccactggaaaattctgagcaaAGAGAATCTGACTTATGCTTATGGCTGACAATCTCTTAGGCTGCTCCAGTTGAGAACAGTACACAGGCAAGGGCAGAAGTAGGAAGATCATTTAGGGGACTTGCAACAATCAAAGTGAAAATGACTGAGAAATGGTCAAGTTCTGGATAATATTATACATAAGAGCTTATAGGATCTGCTGATGCACTGACTATGGAGTAAGGACTTACAGGTGACTCCAAGGTTTCTGAGTAATTGGATCAAGTAACTGAACAGAATTATAAAACAACAATGCATCAAGAAATCAGAAGATTTCAAGACTAGAAAGGCCCTTTGAGGTCAATTAGTCCAATATCCTATTTTACTGTTGAGAGGACCAGAGAAATGAAGTAATTTGATCATAATCATGTAGCTAAAGTGCAAAGCTAGGATTAAAACCCGTTTCCCGAATTGTAGTccaattctttttccattattctCTATCACTTCTTTTCTACCTCTGTAGTTAAACAATTATAGCCCCAAAGCCCTACCACAATTCTCCTGCAGCAAAATTCTACccttttcttgcttcttctaAATACCCACTTACCGCCTGGTGAGGTCTGAAGGATGCTGCCATTTCTGGTTGTGCATGTGATGAACTTGATCCATCAAGGCACACAGCTCCCCCAAGGTACCTGTGACACAGAGAGATGAGTGGTTAGGAAGCAGCTCAGTGAACTACCATGTCAGCCTAAGTCAAAATATGtgctttcaggaaaagaaaaaataggcacTGGTTCTAAAACTATTTATGATTATCACAAGCACAAAAACAAGCCAGAAAGGAACCTTGCTCTTGGATGATATGAAGATGAAGCAGCAGCAATAATGACAGccaccattcattcatttgacatttATTAGCTCCTATCATGTGTGAGAATCTTTACTGGGCCCTAGAATATGGAATAGACGAGACACTGGACCTACCCAATGATGtttatacaggagacaggcaaTTCCAAAGCTGTGGCAAGTGTAGTGTCAGGAGGAATACGTGACGCTATATGAACACAAAGAGTGGAGAATGGGGGTTTGAAAAAGTCCCGTCCAGGGGAAGTAAATTATAAGCAGGGATCTAAAGGATGTATAGAGGTTAATGAGGTaaaggggtgggaggtaggagtaGCCAATAGAAATAGCTAATATAAAGGCCCAGAGACACAGACAGTGAAAcattcaagaaacaagagaagttGAGAATAGAAGGTGGGTGGGGGCTTTCTGCTTAACAAGAAAAATCACTGGAGGCAATTTCTCAAATACCTAGGATCCAGGCAATGTCCTAGGCACTTTATATATTATCCTGCTAATTCTGAAAAAATACCTTGAATGGAGATAGATTTTATTAACAtcattttaaagatgggaaaCTGTGGCTCAGGGAGGTGAACCTCCCTTAAATGATTATTAAACTGGACTCAAAACTGGCTCCTGTTAGGTTCTATGCTTTTGTCACTTTGATAATACTTATTTTGCACTTAAGGGCTGAGACTTAGGCTGAAGCTCACAAAAGCAAAATTTATGGTTAGAGAATAAAATAATTCCCCTAGACCAGTGGCTCTCAAATTTTAACATGCATCAAAATCAGCTGCAAATATAACGCAGGTTGTTGGGCCTAGCTTCTGTAGGTTTGGAGTGTGACAGGAGAATTTGCTTTTCTAACAAAGGCCCAAGTGATGTGCTGTTGCTGGTCTGGataccacactttgagaaccactgtcctaGACAGTGGAGACCTTTCTTCCAGCTGGTTTACGTATTTCTCATTACCTTTCCTACTCTGCTCTCAGAAACCAAGAGCTGTCCAACTAGGCTACAGATCATCTTTTCAAGTTCTGATGAAAGATATTTACTCAACTTTTACAACCAATTTAATTTATTTGAAGCCTCAAAAAGCCCAATTCTGTAGAAAAAGTATATACTCTGGAGATACGCATACTTGAGTTAAAATTCCAATCCAGCCACTAACTAGCTCGGTGACCCTGGGCAAATCATTTCACTTACCTATGAAATGTGGAGAGTAGTAATGTTTTGCTTGAAACTGAATATTAGAGATATAGTACATAAAAGATCTAGCATACTTCCTGGCACACAGGCAGTGTGCAGTAAgtggtagctattattattacgtTACAGCCTCAGGACTGTTAGTTTGCAAAGACTCTTCCAAAGATAGTCAATCACCTATTTACATGGAAAAATGCCTATTATATGCATCAGTCTACATATAAACTATGACTTGTTTGATAATACTCAGTCTCATTCTCTAACCATAAAGAGATGATACTTTTCAGGAAAAATTTCAGAttcattacattaaaaatttcTATGCAGTTTAAAAAAGCACAACCAAGGGGAAAAGGTAACTGACAAGATAAAAAGTATATCTGAAATGTATTTCCAAGGGTTTACTGTCCTTATTCTATAAAGATCAGTCTCCtcatgaaacaaacaaaagagatcaAGGATATGAGTAGGTAATTCACAAATGTAATACAGTAAtcaaggttgttgttcagttgctaaatcatgtccaatgctttgtgaccccgtgaactgcagcacaccaggcttccctgtccttcactaacccagagcttgctcaaactcatccatgagtagatgatgccatccaaccatctccttctcctcatgccctcagtctctcccaacatcagggtctcccAACATAACAAAAAGATGTTCAATCTCATTAATatggaaataaaacatattaataaataaaacatattcttgagaaggaaatacaaatcagaaatgaGTTGCCCTTTAAGAGAGAGGTAGCTTTCGATTAGAAAATCCTTGGCCAATTTGATTTGTTAAGCTAAAATCAAAGTTCTCTATTCAAATTGCCTTTCCTT
Encoded proteins:
- the S100PBP gene encoding S100P-binding protein isoform X8, producing MKLPVSSSSSKDGLDKDSGKLKVHEKRLGKVIPVLQAKTRTNVPTFSPSDLEKQKQSYLRNVIAHIEDPVDSNQGTLGELCALMDQVHHMHNQKWQHPSDLTRRNYARFRQKSLQRYSLTQWVDRNKRSHHRFQRLPDFPYGPFVSSHQQ
- the S100PBP gene encoding S100P-binding protein isoform X6; this encodes MKLPVSSSSSKQDGLDKDSGKLKVHEKRLGKVIPVLQAKTRTNVPTFSPSDLEKQKQSYLRNVIAHIEDPVDSNQGTLGELCALMDQVHHMHNQKWQHPSDLTRRNYARFRQKSLQRYSLTQWVDRNKRSHHRFQRLPDFPYGPFVSSHQQ